The Pseudonocardia sp. HH130630-07 DNA window GCCGACGAACGCCCGGTTGAGCAGCAGCGCGATGGCCAGGCCGATGACCATGGCGATGGCGACGGCGCCCAGCGTCAGCAGGATCGAGTTGAGGGCGACGCCGCGGAACTGCGAGTCGGTGAACACGGTCGCGTAGTTGGTGAACCACACGAACCGCTGGCTACCGGGGTTGACCAGGTTCCAGGACTGCAGCGAGTACCAGATGGTCACCAGGAACGGCAGCTGGGTGACGATGATCGTGAAGATCAGCGCCGGGAGCAGCGGGGCGCGGCGGATCCAGCCGTCCCGCCGGGCGGCCGCGGCGCCGGCGCCGGGCCGGTCCGGCGGCGCCTGTGGTGGGGTCTCGGTCACCGTCACTGGCCCGCTCCTCGCTGCTGGTAGCTCTCACCGACGGTCTGGGCGTACTGCTGGGCCTCTTCCAGCGCCTCGTCGACGGTCTGCTGCCCGGCGATCGCCGCCGAGATCTGCTGGCTGACCCGCGTCCCGAGGTCCTGGAACTCCGGGATCCCGACGAACTGCAGGCCGGTGTAGGGGACCGGGTCCCGGGTGGGACGGTCCTGGTTGGCCGCGTTGATCGCGGCCTGCGTCTGCGGGCCGTAGGCCTGCGACGCCGCGGCGTACTCCGGGATGTCGTAGGTCGACTGCCGGGCACCGGGCGGCACCGATGTCCAGCCGAGGTCCTCGCCCACCATCTTCTGGTAGGGCTTGGAGGTCATCCAGGACAGGAACTTCCAGGTCGCGTCGACCTGCTCCGGCCCCTTCTCGGCGGTCGTCTTCGGGATCGCGAGCGCCCACGAGTAGAGCCAGCCCGAGGACAGCCCGTCGACGCCGGTCGGGGCCGGCGCGTAGCCGACGTTCCCGACGACGTTGGACTCGTCCGGGTTCTCCAGCAGGCCGGCGGCGACGGTGGCGTCGAACCACATCGCGGTGTTGCCCTGGCTGAACTGGTTGCCGCACTCGGAGAAGCCCGAGCCGGCGGCACCGGCCTGGCCGTTCGCGCGGACCGTGTCGACGTAGAAGTTGACCGCCCGCTTGAACTCCGGGGAGGTCAGCTGGGCGTTCCAGTTCTCGTCGAACCAGCGGCCGCCGAAGGAGTTGACCATCGCGTCCACCGGGGCCATGACCTCGCCCCAGCCGGGCTTGCCGCGCAGGCAGATCCCGCCCTGACCCGACGACCGGTCGGTGAGCCGCTCGGCGAAGCCGCGGACCTGGTCCCAGGTCGGGTTCGCCGGCATGGTCAGCCCGGCCTGGGCGAACAGGTCCTTGCGGTACATCAGGAACGCCGACTCGCCGTAGAACGGCACGGAGTACATGTTCCCGTCCGGCCCCGACAGCGCGTTGCGGATGCTGGGGGTGAAGTCGTCCTGGTCGTAGCCCGGGGTCCCGGCCATCAGCGGGTCGAGATCGACCAGCCAGCCGTTCTTCGCCCACTGCGGGGTCTCGTAGTTGGAGATCATCACCGCGTCGAACTCGTCACCACCGGTGGCGACCGAGGCGGTGATCTTCGCGCGGGCCTCGTTCTCCGAGAGGGAGACGAACCGGAGCTTGATGCCCGGGTTCTCCGCCTCGAAGCGCGGGCTCAGCTCGATCGCGTCCTCCATCTGCGGGTTGGACACGATGGCGATGGTCACGATCCGTGCCCCGGCGGGGAGGCCGAGCGTTCCGGCCCCGGCACAGCCGGAGAGCACGAGTGCGACGACGGCGAGTACCGCGGTGAGGACGATCGGACGTCGCCGGCGTGCACCCGGGCGCCCCGATCGTTCCGTCGCGGTACGCGCCGGCGGCCGCGGCGCGGCGGTCGACCCGCCGGGTCCCGATCGGTGCAGCCGTCTGTTCACGAGCGCCCCTCGTCGTTGAGAATCATGCCGGCCCGGAGTGTGATCCAGCGCACCCTCGTCCGGCGGTCGGTCGTACGATATTAGCCACGCAACCGCTTGCGCAACCGCTTGCGTGTAAGCTGTGCTCGTTCCGTGACAAGGAGGTGCGCGATCGCGACCATGGCCGAGGTCG harbors:
- a CDS encoding ABC transporter substrate-binding protein, encoding MSNPQMEDAIELSPRFEAENPGIKLRFVSLSENEARAKITASVATGGDEFDAVMISNYETPQWAKNGWLVDLDPLMAGTPGYDQDDFTPSIRNALSGPDGNMYSVPFYGESAFLMYRKDLFAQAGLTMPANPTWDQVRGFAERLTDRSSGQGGICLRGKPGWGEVMAPVDAMVNSFGGRWFDENWNAQLTSPEFKRAVNFYVDTVRANGQAGAAGSGFSECGNQFSQGNTAMWFDATVAAGLLENPDESNVVGNVGYAPAPTGVDGLSSGWLYSWALAIPKTTAEKGPEQVDATWKFLSWMTSKPYQKMVGEDLGWTSVPPGARQSTYDIPEYAAASQAYGPQTQAAINAANQDRPTRDPVPYTGLQFVGIPEFQDLGTRVSQQISAAIAGQQTVDEALEEAQQYAQTVGESYQQRGAGQ